In a genomic window of Hyphomonas sp.:
- a CDS encoding MltA domain-containing protein translates to MLRRLLLLASACVLAACQSAPPPPAPVPVPAPTRPVDTTPLPPAAIERPASFLDLPGWDTAPIELPLSAFKRSCVKLQDRSAGDYLANVAPWAGHVAEWLPACDAVNEAVDDATARQILEALFTPVEIIDPAGKSRFTGYFEPLYEARYTPTPPFTEPVPALPADLVPNGASPKQRLRDGRTRPYPSRAEITTNGVSAIAYAHPADVFFLQIQGSGRLKFPDGRTVRAAYAAHNGHPFKSTANWLMETGRITAGEASMQGIRAWMDRAGPIETRLAMNQNPRFVFFRALPEGDPNLGPEGAQGVPLTPLSSMAVDTDIHPLGVPMYVQTTAPGLGGDWAGMLIAQDTGGAIKGAVRGDLYFGTGPEAGERAGTMNAPGRLWVFLPRAVADRLQGADVASLGFHAGAP, encoded by the coding sequence ATGCTTCGCCGTCTCCTCCTGCTTGCCAGCGCCTGTGTTCTGGCCGCGTGCCAGTCTGCGCCGCCACCGCCCGCCCCGGTTCCGGTGCCCGCTCCGACCCGCCCGGTGGACACCACGCCATTGCCGCCGGCAGCGATTGAACGGCCTGCCAGCTTCCTTGACCTGCCAGGCTGGGACACCGCGCCCATCGAACTGCCATTGAGCGCATTCAAGCGGTCCTGCGTGAAGCTGCAGGACCGGTCCGCCGGGGACTATCTGGCCAATGTCGCGCCCTGGGCCGGTCATGTGGCGGAATGGCTCCCGGCCTGTGACGCGGTGAATGAGGCGGTGGACGATGCCACCGCGCGGCAGATCCTCGAAGCCCTGTTCACACCGGTCGAGATCATCGATCCGGCCGGCAAGAGCCGGTTCACCGGCTATTTCGAGCCGCTTTATGAAGCGCGCTACACGCCGACGCCGCCCTTCACCGAGCCCGTCCCGGCGCTGCCGGCCGACCTTGTGCCGAACGGGGCGAGCCCGAAACAGCGCCTGCGCGATGGCCGTACGCGGCCCTATCCGTCCCGGGCGGAGATCACGACGAATGGCGTCTCGGCCATCGCCTATGCACATCCAGCCGATGTGTTCTTCCTGCAGATCCAGGGTTCCGGCCGGCTGAAATTCCCGGATGGGCGGACCGTGCGCGCGGCCTATGCGGCGCATAATGGGCATCCGTTCAAATCCACCGCCAACTGGTTGATGGAGACCGGGCGCATCACGGCCGGAGAGGCGAGCATGCAGGGCATCCGGGCCTGGATGGACCGGGCCGGACCGATCGAGACACGGCTGGCGATGAACCAGAATCCGCGCTTCGTATTCTTCCGTGCCTTGCCGGAAGGGGACCCGAATCTGGGCCCTGAAGGCGCGCAGGGCGTGCCGCTGACACCGCTGTCCTCCATGGCAGTGGATACCGATATCCACCCCCTCGGCGTGCCGATGTATGTGCAGACGACCGCGCCCGGCCTGGGGGGGGACTGGGCCGGAATGCTGATTGCGCAGGATACCGGCGGGGCGATCAAGGGCGCCGTGCGCGGCGATCTCTATTTCGGCACCGGGCCGGAGGCGGGCGAACGGGCCGGAACAATGAATGCACCGGGCCGGCTGTGGGTGTTCCTGCCGCGGGCCGTGGCCGACCGGCTGCAGGGCGCGGATGTCGCCTCGCTTGGGTTCCATGCCGGCGCGCCCTAG
- a CDS encoding Smr/MutS family protein, translated as MTDRRLTPEESRAWARVARTIKPIGPARDGLEDFERALEAGEPVSPTRPRSSSASSLLAASGQVEKPVRRTARAADRKGEKRVKRGRLELAGRIDLHGHTQASADALLRNFLARSRADGARCVLVITGKGRGGEGVLRRNFLDWVQGPEASQFVSGYSEAHARHGGAGAFYLFLRR; from the coding sequence ATGACCGACCGCCGCCTGACCCCGGAAGAATCGCGTGCCTGGGCACGTGTGGCCCGCACGATCAAGCCGATCGGCCCGGCCCGGGACGGTCTGGAAGATTTTGAACGCGCGCTGGAAGCAGGCGAACCGGTGTCCCCGACGCGGCCGCGGTCTTCTTCGGCCAGCAGCCTTCTGGCCGCTTCGGGCCAGGTGGAAAAACCTGTCCGGCGCACAGCCCGCGCGGCGGACCGCAAGGGCGAAAAACGGGTCAAGCGAGGCCGGCTGGAACTGGCCGGCCGGATCGATCTGCATGGCCATACCCAGGCTTCGGCCGATGCCCTCCTGCGCAACTTCCTGGCTCGCAGCCGCGCCGATGGCGCGCGCTGCGTGCTGGTGATCACAGGTAAAGGGCGCGGGGGCGAGGGGGTGCTTCGCCGGAATTTCCTGGACTGGGTTCAGGGGCCGGAGGCAAGTCAGTTTGTGTCAGGCTATTCCGAGGCGCATGCGCGTCATGGGGGGGCAGGGGCGTTTTATCTGTTCCTGCGCCGCTGA
- the secB gene encoding protein-export chaperone SecB — MTDASAPQNPQPQGTPPQGPAMRVLGQYIKDLSFENPGVGPVQSQPNIDLGIDVGATPHADGNGLYEVSLKLSAKATAEQSVLFICELDYAGLFQIQNAQQGQMEPMLLIECPRLLFPFARRIIAEITREGGFPPLLIDPVDFVQLYQSQYQRAAAAGGNPPAAPAGETGQA; from the coding sequence ATGACAGATGCCAGCGCACCGCAAAACCCCCAACCGCAGGGAACGCCCCCGCAAGGCCCGGCCATGCGGGTGCTCGGCCAGTACATCAAGGACCTCTCCTTCGAGAATCCCGGCGTCGGTCCGGTCCAGTCCCAGCCGAACATCGATCTTGGCATTGATGTCGGCGCCACGCCGCATGCCGATGGCAATGGCCTGTATGAAGTGTCGCTGAAACTCTCCGCCAAGGCGACGGCAGAACAGTCTGTCCTGTTTATCTGCGAGCTCGACTATGCCGGCCTGTTCCAGATCCAGAATGCCCAGCAGGGCCAGATGGAACCAATGCTGCTGATCGAATGCCCGCGGCTGCTGTTCCCGTTCGCGCGCCGCATCATCGCCGAGATCACGCGGGAAGGCGGATTCCCGCCGCTGCTGATCGATCCGGTCGACTTCGTCCAGCTCTACCAGTCGCAGTATCAGCGCGCGGCGGCCGCTGGCGGCAATCCCCCGGCCGCGCCGGCTGGCGAAACCGGCCAGGCCTGA
- a CDS encoding Tim44/TimA family putative adaptor protein, with translation MFDPVIEVVILAAIALFVLFRLYTVLGRGEDNSPMQRTEPTAKPRPVDTGPADVPLAGAEAERPIFTGPAAGGLEDIYTADNSFTEPGFMRGAKAAYTMIVTAFAEGDRAALRPLLDDDVYEAWDHAIGEREATNGKAFELLRIRRAEIESAEMDGDTARIWVRYEAELGDGETTRTARELWAFMRNVTANDPNWILDDVEEAK, from the coding sequence ATGTTTGATCCCGTGATTGAGGTTGTCATTCTTGCCGCCATCGCGCTGTTTGTCCTGTTCCGTCTCTATACGGTTCTGGGACGCGGCGAGGACAATTCTCCCATGCAGCGCACGGAGCCGACGGCCAAGCCCCGTCCGGTCGACACCGGCCCTGCCGATGTGCCGCTGGCGGGCGCGGAGGCCGAACGGCCGATCTTTACGGGTCCTGCAGCGGGCGGTCTCGAAGACATCTACACTGCCGACAACAGCTTCACCGAGCCGGGCTTCATGCGGGGCGCGAAAGCGGCCTATACGATGATCGTCACGGCCTTTGCCGAAGGGGACCGCGCGGCGCTGCGTCCCTTGCTGGACGATGACGTCTACGAGGCCTGGGACCATGCGATTGGTGAACGCGAAGCCACCAATGGCAAGGCATTCGAATTGCTGCGCATCAGACGGGCCGAGATCGAGAGCGCGGAAATGGACGGTGACACGGCCCGCATCTGGGTGCGGTACGAAGCCGAACTGGGTGACGGCGAAACGACGCGGACGGCCAGGGAATTGTGGGCCTTCATGCGCAATGTGACCGCAAATGATCCCAACTGGATCCTTGATGACGTCGAAGAGGCCAAATAG